The Sedimentibacter sp. zth1 DNA segment CAAACCATATATCTAATACATAGTGTAGGTATACATTTGCCAATACTGGTGATATATTTCCACCCTGAATTGTTCCTTTGTCACTTTCTACGTATTTCATGTCTTCCCATATTCCTGCTTTTAGAAATCTTACTATATATCTAAGAAAATTCTTATCTTGTATATCGTGTTCTAAAAATTTCATTAGCCATCCTTGGTCTACATTGTCGAAAAAGCCTTTTATATCACAGTCTAGTATATAGTTTACGTTTTTGTGCATTATCGTATTGTTTATCATTTTTATTGCTTGATGGCAATTTCTGTTTGGTCTAAAACCATATGATATATCAAGAAATCTTGGTTCATATACTCCATTCAATATTTCTGCCATTATTGTTTGTACTAACTTATCTTCATATGACAGTATTCCTAATGATCGCATTTTTCCATCGCTTTTTGGTATCATTACTCTTCTTGTGGGTTTTGGTTTGTATCCGAACTTCTTCATTTTTTCTAGGAGAATTTTTATATTATCTTCTAGTTGTTCTGAATATTGTTCTTTTGTTACTCCATCTATTCCTACTGCTTTTTTCTTGTCCTGTTTTTCATGCACCTGTTTTAAATTTTCTTCATTTACATAGTGCATTAGTGTTTGCAGTTTTGCGTGTTTTATTGATAGTTCTTTTATTTCTTCTTGTATCTTTCCCATGTGTTTATTTAACCTCTAGTGTCTTTCATGTGTTACTTTCCGAATTGTCTTACATGCTAATCCCTTTGCTCCATAGACTTTCATCTACTTCTTCACTACTATGAATTAGTCCGACTTCTTGCAGCTCTTAAGACTTCTTTGGTTTTCTACACCTTATGCCATCCTTATCTGTTTTTGTTATTCAGAAAACTACAAGACCTCCCAGGTACGCTTAATATACC contains these protein-coding regions:
- the ltrA gene encoding group II intron reverse transcriptase/maturase codes for the protein MGKIQEEIKELSIKHAKLQTLMHYVNEENLKQVHEKQDKKKAVGIDGVTKEQYSEQLEDNIKILLEKMKKFGYKPKPTRRVMIPKSDGKMRSLGILSYEDKLVQTIMAEILNGVYEPRFLDISYGFRPNRNCHQAIKMINNTIMHKNVNYILDCDIKGFFDNVDQGWLMKFLEHDIQDKNFLRYIVRFLKAGIWEDMKYVESDKGTIQGGNISPVLANVYLHYVLDIWFEKSVKPKLHGEAYLVRYADDFAIQFQAESEAEKVYKMLIERLKTFGLEVAIEKTRIIPFGKHRGTKENFDFLGFTFVNGKTKNGKYRVHINTSKKKLKVKRQNAKSWLKEVMHKPIDTIMKSLKRKLVGHYNYYGISGNIKGIKKFHGYVKYQCYKRLNRRHQKKSMSYDIFEKIWEAYIPSPKICVNIW